One Ignavibacterium album JCM 16511 genomic region harbors:
- a CDS encoding S46 family peptidase, with protein sequence MLKRLSDSLKLFLFVAVTLLATNCASVSTEAQSTSGSSVQSSDWLNLDTVKAGPFDTGKMWTFEFPPIDYFEKEYGFRPTQEWFDHVRMSALRFANYCSASFVSEDGLVMTNHHCARQSVTQVTREGEDLHANGFIASSMEEERPVPGLYVDQLVLIKDVTDEIMEAVEMAKTDEERVQLEDDVIQKIEDREAKATGLEVAVTKLFNGGKYSLYGYRRYKDVRLVFAPEDQLGFFGGDPDNFTYPRYNLDCSFFRVYDENGQPLKTEHFLKWSKDGAKAGEAVFVVGNPGNTDRLNTVAQLEFMRDIQYPRTLELLNSLIDLYKNMLKENPERKLQLQDMIFSFENSKKAFEGILKGLRDPILMKRKIDFEETFKSKVKSNPELNKKYGDLWDKIAKIRNELRDVSNKNFAFGKNRFTTPQYFTIADQLISLAEELKKPESERDELYVGEELENTVASIFPKDFDEKMQQRLLQNRIDVMVKYVGMNDPLVKSFTGGKTGKAALDYILSKSKITSAEKIKELVKQGPDAILNSDDPFIQFALNSKETVEKIQKRNKELLDLEESYSSQLGKALFEVYGTSIPPDATFTLRISDGVVDGFPYNGTVAPPFTTFYGLYDRYYSFNKEFPWNLPDRWITPPAELDLSTPFNFVSTNDIIGGNSGSPVINKNAEVVGLAFDGNIQSLPGNFIFRTEENRTVSVHSKGMVEAIDKVYKLKRLSYELQNSKMMK encoded by the coding sequence ATGTTGAAAAGATTATCTGATTCGCTAAAACTTTTTCTGTTTGTTGCTGTTACTTTGCTCGCAACAAATTGTGCATCAGTCAGCACTGAAGCCCAAAGTACATCCGGTTCTTCCGTTCAATCATCCGATTGGTTGAATCTCGATACTGTTAAAGCCGGTCCATTCGATACCGGTAAAATGTGGACGTTTGAATTCCCACCAATAGATTATTTCGAAAAAGAATATGGTTTCAGACCAACTCAGGAATGGTTTGATCATGTTCGTATGTCTGCTCTTCGATTTGCAAATTACTGCTCAGCTTCATTCGTTTCGGAAGATGGATTGGTTATGACAAATCACCATTGTGCAAGACAAAGTGTAACTCAGGTTACAAGAGAAGGTGAAGATTTACACGCAAATGGATTTATTGCTTCTTCGATGGAAGAAGAAAGACCAGTTCCCGGACTTTATGTTGATCAGTTGGTGCTTATTAAAGATGTAACTGATGAAATTATGGAAGCAGTTGAAATGGCTAAAACGGATGAAGAAAGAGTTCAGCTTGAAGATGATGTTATACAAAAAATAGAAGATCGTGAAGCTAAAGCAACAGGTCTTGAAGTTGCAGTTACCAAACTTTTTAATGGTGGAAAATATTCTTTATATGGTTATAGGAGATATAAAGATGTAAGACTTGTATTTGCACCGGAAGATCAACTTGGATTTTTCGGAGGCGATCCTGATAACTTTACATATCCGAGATATAATCTCGATTGTTCATTCTTCCGTGTATATGATGAAAATGGTCAGCCGCTTAAAACCGAACATTTCCTTAAATGGAGTAAAGATGGAGCAAAAGCCGGCGAAGCAGTTTTCGTAGTTGGTAATCCGGGAAACACAGACAGACTGAACACAGTTGCTCAGCTTGAATTTATGAGAGATATTCAATATCCACGAACTCTCGAATTACTGAATAGTCTTATTGACCTTTATAAAAATATGCTGAAGGAAAATCCTGAAAGAAAACTTCAATTACAGGATATGATATTCAGTTTTGAAAATTCTAAAAAAGCATTCGAAGGAATTCTTAAAGGTTTGAGAGACCCGATTTTGATGAAACGAAAAATTGATTTCGAGGAAACATTCAAGTCTAAAGTTAAATCAAATCCTGAATTGAACAAAAAGTATGGTGATCTCTGGGATAAAATTGCAAAGATAAGAAATGAATTAAGAGATGTTTCAAACAAAAATTTTGCTTTTGGCAAAAACAGATTTACAACTCCACAATATTTCACTATTGCTGATCAGTTAATTTCCCTTGCTGAAGAATTAAAGAAACCCGAAAGCGAAAGAGATGAGCTTTATGTTGGTGAAGAACTGGAAAATACTGTTGCATCAATTTTCCCGAAAGACTTTGACGAAAAAATGCAGCAAAGGCTTTTGCAGAACAGAATTGATGTAATGGTTAAATATGTTGGTATGAATGATCCTCTTGTCAAAAGCTTTACCGGTGGAAAAACAGGTAAAGCAGCTCTTGATTATATTCTTTCAAAATCAAAGATAACAAGTGCAGAAAAGATTAAAGAATTGGTCAAACAAGGTCCTGATGCAATTTTGAATTCAGATGACCCATTCATTCAGTTTGCATTGAATTCCAAAGAGACTGTAGAAAAAATTCAGAAGAGAAACAAAGAATTGCTTGATCTTGAAGAAAGTTATTCATCGCAGCTTGGAAAAGCTTTGTTCGAAGTTTATGGAACATCTATTCCGCCTGATGCTACATTTACATTAAGAATTTCTGATGGTGTTGTTGATGGTTTTCCATACAACGGAACAGTTGCTCCGCCATTTACTACTTTCTATGGGTTGTATGACAGATATTATTCTTTCAATAAAGAATTTCCATGGAATCTTCCTGATAGATGGATAACACCGCCTGCAGAATTAGATTTATCAACTCCGTTTAATTTTGTTTCAACCAATGATATTATTGGTGGAAATTCAGGAAGCCCTGTTATAAACAAAAATGCAGAAGTAGTCGGACTTGCATTCGATGGTAACATTCAATCATTGCCCGGTAATTTTATTTTCAGAACTGAGGAAAACAGAACAGTCTCAGTTCACTCTAAAGGAATGGTTGAAGCAATCGATAAAGTCTATAAGCTGAAAAGATTAAGCTACGAATTACAAAACAGCAAAATGATGAAATAA
- a CDS encoding alpha/beta hydrolase family protein, with amino-acid sequence MKNLLRINSAIFFLFIFSSLTTYSQNRGLTPDDLFKIKNVGETAFSPDGKMIAYILNVPRPLNEEPGGNYNNLYVYNFEDQQSVGLLANKNSVSSIQWDPESEIIYFLGKIGEAKTNQVYYIDSDGGSPKLVTNEQTDVLAFKVSPDGQKIAFIRLEDKSKGKQEMLNRGFDAEIYEEEFQHRNLYVMDLSDKSVKQVTTAASVFEFEWSSDSKNIAAAIAEKNLVDDSYMFKRLYVIDTETGIKYKLIDNPGKLTQFSFSPDGKKLAFVSAASINDAVSGSLFVCDVPNTKQFSQLKNYTEGFEGSVIMVKWKDDNTLIFSSEEGVDITLREHKINEKGNKLILEPGKVVLRNFDLLNNVVCFAGNTKEHPNELFIFNLETNELSKLTNHNNWLSGVKLAKQEKIEYPAKDGLKIQGVLIYPLNYEQGKKYPLITYIHGGPEAAVQNGWETGYGSWGQFAAAKDFFVFMPNYRASSGRGVEFTMMGFGDLAGKEFEDVIDGIDYLIQKGLVDKNKVGIGGGSYGGYFSAWAATKYTDRFAASVVFVGISNQISKRNTTDIPYEDYYVHWGFWTHENEQLVWERSPVRYAHLSKTPTLILHGKEDLRVHPSQSLELYRALKLHGKAPVRLVFYPGQGHGNSKNTSRYDYLVRTLDWFEYYLMSNYPKDKMPSKYLEFD; translated from the coding sequence ATGAAAAATTTACTTCGGATAAATTCTGCAATTTTTTTTCTGTTCATTTTTTCTTCTCTGACAACTTATTCTCAGAATCGTGGACTTACACCGGATGACTTGTTCAAGATTAAAAATGTAGGTGAAACAGCTTTCTCACCTGATGGAAAAATGATTGCCTACATACTGAATGTTCCCCGTCCTTTAAATGAAGAACCCGGAGGTAATTACAATAATCTTTATGTATATAATTTCGAAGACCAGCAAAGTGTTGGTTTATTAGCGAATAAAAATTCAGTTTCTTCGATCCAATGGGACCCAGAGTCAGAAATAATTTATTTTTTGGGAAAAATAGGTGAAGCAAAAACAAATCAGGTTTACTATATTGATTCAGATGGTGGCTCACCAAAATTAGTAACTAATGAACAAACAGATGTTCTTGCATTTAAAGTAAGTCCCGATGGTCAGAAAATAGCATTTATAAGACTTGAAGATAAAAGCAAAGGAAAACAGGAAATGCTTAATCGTGGTTTCGATGCTGAAATTTATGAAGAAGAGTTTCAGCATAGAAATTTGTATGTGATGGATTTAAGTGATAAATCAGTTAAACAGGTTACTACGGCAGCTTCAGTATTTGAGTTTGAATGGTCGTCTGATAGTAAAAATATTGCTGCTGCAATAGCAGAAAAAAATCTTGTAGATGATTCTTATATGTTCAAACGACTTTATGTTATTGATACTGAAACCGGAATTAAATATAAACTAATTGATAATCCGGGAAAACTTACACAGTTTTCATTCAGCCCTGATGGTAAAAAACTGGCATTTGTATCAGCCGCAAGTATTAATGATGCTGTCAGTGGAAGTTTGTTTGTCTGCGATGTTCCGAATACAAAACAATTTTCACAACTAAAAAATTATACGGAAGGATTTGAAGGCTCGGTTATAATGGTAAAATGGAAAGACGATAACACTCTGATTTTTTCTTCCGAAGAAGGAGTTGATATCACTTTAAGAGAACATAAAATTAATGAAAAAGGAAATAAACTAATTCTTGAACCGGGCAAAGTTGTTTTAAGAAATTTTGATTTGCTAAATAATGTTGTTTGCTTTGCAGGAAATACAAAGGAGCATCCTAATGAATTATTTATTTTCAATCTTGAAACAAATGAATTATCAAAGCTTACAAATCATAATAACTGGCTGTCAGGTGTTAAACTTGCTAAGCAGGAGAAAATAGAATACCCAGCAAAAGATGGATTAAAGATTCAGGGCGTTCTTATTTATCCGCTTAACTATGAGCAAGGTAAAAAATATCCTTTGATTACTTACATTCACGGAGGACCAGAAGCTGCAGTACAAAATGGTTGGGAAACAGGTTATGGTTCGTGGGGGCAATTTGCAGCAGCTAAAGATTTTTTTGTGTTTATGCCTAACTATCGTGCATCATCCGGAAGAGGTGTTGAATTTACGATGATGGGCTTTGGTGACCTTGCCGGAAAAGAATTTGAAGATGTTATTGATGGAATTGATTATTTAATTCAAAAAGGTTTGGTTGATAAAAATAAAGTTGGAATTGGTGGAGGTTCTTATGGTGGATATTTTTCTGCCTGGGCAGCCACAAAATATACAGATCGATTTGCAGCATCTGTTGTTTTTGTTGGAATTTCAAATCAGATTTCAAAAAGGAATACCACAGATATTCCTTATGAAGATTATTATGTCCATTGGGGATTCTGGACACACGAAAATGAGCAACTTGTTTGGGAAAGAAGTCCTGTAAGATATGCTCACCTAAGTAAAACACCGACATTAATTTTACACGGTAAAGAAGACCTAAGAGTTCATCCATCTCAGAGTCTTGAACTTTACAGAGCATTAAAACTTCATGGCAAAGCTCCTGTTAGATTAGTATTTTATCCTGGTCAGGGGCACGGAAACAGTAAAAATACTTCCAGATATGATTATCTGGTCAGAACACTCGACTGGTTTGAATATTATCTGATGAGTAATTATCCGAAAGATAAAATGCCTTCAAAATATCTGGAGTTTGATTAA
- the miaB gene encoding tRNA (N6-isopentenyl adenosine(37)-C2)-methylthiotransferase MiaB, which translates to MKNGSVYIETYGCQMNFADTEIVLGVLKKQGYTVAQNPEDADIILLNTCSIRDNAEQRIYGRLGNLKNLKTKKPELVLGILGCMAERLRKDLIEEKKIVDVVVGPDEYRRLPEYIDIAFNGDKGIGVKLSRTETYDDIEPHREDGLSAWISVMRGCDKFCTFCVVPFTRGRERSRSLNSIVKEIEDLSARGFKEVTLLGQNVNSYQDEENDFSDLLAAAAKVDPSMRIRFTTSHPQDLSEKLLYTIAEQQNICNYIHLPVQSGSNRILELMNRTYTIEHYLNLIEKAKRIIPGVSFSTDIIAGFPTETWEDHLATLDVMRQVRYDGAYMFKYSPREGTKAYKMGDDVPEDVKTKRLQEIIDLQQQISYEINQGLIGKEEIVLVEGFSRKSNEFLSGRTDTNKVTIIPAQENIKPGDYIRIKINKATSATLFGEYLSHIVFEKSSVVLSA; encoded by the coding sequence ATGAAAAACGGCTCAGTTTATATAGAAACTTACGGTTGTCAGATGAATTTTGCTGACACAGAAATTGTTCTCGGTGTTTTGAAAAAACAGGGATATACTGTTGCGCAAAATCCCGAAGATGCTGATATAATTTTACTTAACACTTGCAGTATAAGAGACAACGCTGAACAAAGAATCTATGGCAGACTTGGTAATTTGAAAAATCTTAAAACTAAAAAACCTGAACTTGTACTCGGAATCCTTGGCTGCATGGCCGAAAGACTAAGGAAAGACCTGATTGAAGAAAAGAAAATTGTTGATGTTGTCGTTGGTCCTGATGAATACAGAAGATTACCCGAATATATCGACATTGCATTCAATGGTGATAAAGGAATTGGTGTTAAACTTTCGCGAACTGAAACTTATGATGATATTGAACCTCACAGAGAAGATGGTTTGTCTGCCTGGATTTCTGTAATGCGAGGTTGTGATAAGTTTTGCACTTTCTGTGTCGTACCATTCACACGAGGCAGAGAACGAAGTCGTTCGCTTAATTCAATTGTAAAAGAAATCGAAGATCTTTCTGCAAGAGGATTTAAGGAAGTTACATTACTCGGACAAAATGTAAATTCTTACCAAGATGAAGAAAATGATTTTTCCGATTTACTTGCAGCCGCTGCTAAAGTTGATCCTTCGATGAGAATTCGATTTACTACATCACATCCACAGGATTTATCAGAAAAACTTCTTTATACTATTGCTGAGCAACAAAACATCTGTAATTACATTCATCTTCCTGTTCAATCTGGTTCAAACCGGATTCTTGAATTGATGAACAGAACTTACACGATTGAACATTATCTGAATCTGATTGAGAAAGCAAAGAGGATTATTCCGGGTGTAAGTTTTTCAACAGATATAATTGCGGGATTTCCTACCGAAACCTGGGAAGATCATCTGGCAACACTAGATGTAATGCGTCAGGTCCGTTATGATGGAGCTTATATGTTCAAATATTCTCCACGCGAAGGGACTAAAGCTTACAAAATGGGTGATGATGTTCCTGAAGATGTAAAGACAAAAAGATTGCAGGAAATAATCGATCTTCAACAGCAGATTTCGTATGAAATAAACCAAGGTTTAATTGGTAAAGAAGAAATTGTTTTGGTTGAAGGATTCAGCCGTAAGTCAAATGAATTTTTATCAGGCAGAACTGATACAAATAAAGTTACAATCATTCCGGCTCAAGAAAATATCAAACCGGGAGATTATATTCGGATAAAAATCAATAAAGCCACATCTGCTACTCTTTTTGGTGAATATCTTTCTCACATCGTATTTGAAAAGAGCAGTGTTGTTCTTAGTGCTTAA
- a CDS encoding SPOR domain-containing protein — MNRIFFPIIFFSITINFISFAQEVDIVPYLKQIEKGESEAVKNLLPKLKKDNPQSANLVFLEGVLTENGQDAVSIYQDFVEKYPNNPYADAALYRIYSYYYALGLYDSAGKVLKNLTDKYPDSPYIKMAVSQEEAKEESASEQKNETTETQRPVQVKNDTDYKFTIQAGAFVKIENAQSLKSELESEGIGCEMKEKNVGGTTFHVIYVGKFSSKTDAEKLLQQINARYNLNGRIVEKEKL; from the coding sequence ATGAACAGAATATTTTTCCCGATTATTTTCTTTTCAATTACAATCAATTTCATTTCATTTGCTCAGGAAGTTGATATTGTTCCTTATCTGAAGCAGATTGAAAAAGGTGAAAGTGAAGCCGTAAAAAATCTTTTACCAAAACTTAAAAAAGATAATCCTCAAAGTGCCAACCTTGTTTTTCTTGAAGGTGTATTAACCGAAAACGGACAGGATGCGGTTTCCATTTACCAGGACTTTGTGGAAAAATATCCTAACAATCCTTATGCAGATGCAGCTCTCTATAGAATTTATTCTTACTATTATGCTTTGGGTCTTTATGATTCTGCCGGAAAAGTTCTGAAGAATCTAACGGATAAATATCCTGATTCGCCCTATATTAAAATGGCAGTCAGTCAGGAGGAAGCTAAAGAGGAGAGTGCATCAGAGCAGAAAAATGAAACCACAGAAACTCAAAGACCTGTTCAGGTTAAGAATGATACTGATTATAAATTCACAATTCAGGCAGGCGCATTTGTAAAGATTGAAAATGCACAAAGCTTAAAGTCTGAATTAGAATCCGAAGGCATTGGCTGCGAGATGAAAGAAAAGAATGTTGGTGGAACTACATTCCATGTTATTTATGTTGGAAAGTTCAGTTCAAAAACAGATGCAGAAAAATTATTACAACAAATAAATGCTCGTTATAATCTTAATGGAAGAATTGTAGAAAAAGAAAAATTGTAA
- a CDS encoding MBL fold metallo-hydrolase, producing MLKIKFIGTGSAKTSLKRNFTSLLFKTSSENILIDCGEGTSKALIQQNVELNSIDKIIISHLHSDHFTGLAGLITNFKLDQRKKPIHLFTHQSNVPFIKNYLLSSLIIPERMDFEILFKEFTENEEVNLSEDLKFVAKQNSHLDKYKIHKKNYSLPSASPTFLFIHYGKKIIYTSDIGSADDLLLFSEPIDILICEISHIELNQLIDLAKKLNPSEIYLIHIPDEKEKDILEFLSSDSEAGKIVLTFDGLEVAVY from the coding sequence GTGCTGAAAATTAAATTCATAGGAACCGGTTCTGCCAAAACATCTCTGAAACGAAATTTCACTTCGTTGCTGTTTAAAACCTCTTCTGAAAATATTCTGATTGATTGTGGTGAGGGAACATCAAAAGCATTAATTCAACAAAATGTTGAGCTGAACTCGATTGATAAAATTATAATTTCACACCTTCATTCTGATCATTTTACAGGACTAGCCGGTTTAATTACAAATTTCAAACTTGACCAAAGAAAGAAACCAATTCATCTCTTTACTCATCAATCAAATGTACCTTTTATAAAAAACTATCTTCTTTCTTCTTTAATAATTCCGGAAAGAATGGATTTCGAAATTCTTTTTAAGGAATTCACGGAAAATGAGGAAGTTAATCTTTCTGAAGATTTAAAGTTTGTTGCTAAACAAAATTCACATCTTGATAAATATAAAATTCATAAAAAGAATTATAGCCTTCCTTCAGCTTCTCCAACATTTTTATTTATTCATTACGGTAAAAAAATAATATATACTTCAGACATCGGAAGCGCTGATGACTTACTTTTATTTTCTGAACCGATTGATATTCTCATCTGTGAAATATCTCACATTGAATTGAACCAATTGATAGATTTAGCGAAGAAACTTAATCCATCGGAAATTTATCTAATTCACATTCCTGACGAAAAAGAAAAGGATATTCTGGAGTTTTTATCTTCAGATTCAGAAGCAGGCAAAATTGTCCTGACTTTCGATGGGCTCGAAGTTGCTGTCTATTGA
- a CDS encoding sigma-54 interaction domain-containing protein: MSDYFMTREQFKEKFGIIGRSKEINDLVDIVMQVAKSDISVLLYGESGVGKEVFAKAIHGYSSRADKPLISVNCGAIPEGILESELFGHKKGSFTGAVETRKGYFELADGGTLFLDEIAEMPLTTQVKLLRAIETQEFMRIGAETVTKVDVRIIAATNKDLQKEVEARRFREDLYFRLKAVTLHIPPLRNRKVDIELLANHFLKTFCEANKLPVPKITDDALDILLEYHWPGNIRELKNTIETAIALHPGKDLTAETFYHLMPEVEVHDNNRNLPVFLRKSPEDVDRELIYRALFELKKDIVELKDLILKQNNEIRLQKSPDLDEIISLDELEKEAIKRALEKTRGSKRKAAKLLNISERTLYRKLKEYEIQ, encoded by the coding sequence ATGTCAGATTATTTTATGACCAGAGAACAATTCAAAGAGAAATTTGGAATTATAGGAAGATCAAAGGAAATTAATGATCTAGTTGATATTGTTATGCAGGTTGCTAAATCTGACATATCTGTTTTACTTTACGGCGAAAGTGGCGTAGGTAAAGAAGTTTTTGCTAAAGCAATTCACGGATACAGCAGCAGAGCTGATAAACCTTTGATAAGTGTAAACTGCGGTGCAATACCCGAAGGTATTTTAGAAAGCGAATTATTTGGCCATAAAAAAGGTTCTTTCACCGGTGCAGTTGAAACCCGCAAAGGTTATTTTGAATTAGCTGATGGCGGAACTTTATTTTTAGATGAAATTGCCGAGATGCCTCTTACAACTCAGGTTAAACTGCTTCGTGCAATTGAAACTCAGGAGTTTATGAGAATTGGTGCTGAGACTGTAACAAAAGTTGATGTAAGAATTATTGCAGCAACAAATAAAGACTTACAGAAAGAAGTCGAAGCCAGAAGATTCAGAGAAGATTTATACTTCAGATTAAAAGCTGTTACACTTCATATTCCTCCGCTTCGAAACAGAAAAGTTGATATTGAGCTTTTAGCAAATCATTTTCTTAAAACTTTCTGCGAAGCCAATAAATTGCCGGTTCCCAAAATAACTGATGATGCTCTTGATATTTTACTTGAGTATCATTGGCCCGGTAATATAAGAGAGTTGAAAAACACAATCGAAACTGCAATAGCACTTCATCCAGGAAAAGATTTAACAGCTGAAACATTTTATCATTTAATGCCTGAAGTTGAAGTTCACGATAACAACCGTAATCTTCCGGTATTTTTAAGAAAATCTCCTGAAGATGTTGACCGTGAACTTATATACAGAGCATTGTTTGAACTTAAAAAAGATATAGTGGAATTAAAGGATTTAATTCTCAAACAGAACAATGAAATTCGATTACAGAAATCACCGGATTTAGATGAAATAATTTCGTTAGATGAATTGGAGAAAGAAGCAATTAAAAGAGCTTTGGAAAAAACCCGCGGAAGTAAAAGGAAAGCAGCTAAACTGCTTAATATCAGTGAAAGAACTTTGTACCGAAAGCTGAAAGAATATGAAATTCAGTAA
- a CDS encoding LptE family protein, producing the protein MKFSNMLKINFAKFSSLILLLALTIVFNFTACCSYSFTGASVPKHLNTIAIPIADDKSGSAEIGLRESLTQKLIQKFIDDNSLQVADRVNADAILECTIVSFNDAPAIVAAGENVTSRRITIGVRASYRDLVKKITVYDKTFSSYEDYPQGGSLSDRNNAIEKVLDKLTEDILLETVSGW; encoded by the coding sequence ATGAAATTCAGTAATATGCTTAAAATCAATTTTGCGAAATTCTCATCGTTAATCTTATTGCTTGCTTTAACTATAGTATTTAATTTTACTGCGTGTTGTTCCTATTCATTTACAGGAGCTTCTGTTCCAAAACATTTGAATACAATTGCAATCCCTATTGCTGATGATAAAAGTGGTTCTGCGGAAATAGGATTGAGGGAATCATTGACACAAAAGCTTATTCAGAAGTTTATTGATGATAATTCTTTACAAGTTGCCGATAGAGTAAACGCTGATGCGATTCTTGAATGTACAATTGTTTCATTTAATGATGCACCGGCAATAGTAGCTGCCGGAGAAAATGTTACTTCGAGAAGAATCACAATCGGAGTAAGAGCATCTTATCGTGACCTTGTAAAAAAAATAACTGTTTATGACAAAACTTTCTCATCTTATGAGGATTATCCTCAGGGAGGAAGTTTATCTGATCGCAATAACGCAATTGAAAAAGTTCTGGATAAATTAACAGAAGATATCTTACTTGAAACTGTTTCGGGTTGGTAA
- a CDS encoding cellulose synthase family protein encodes MDDIVLIGYFLSLTILFVFGLHGFIMLYYHKKYRDNNPVPKPQLDENATVTIQLPLYNELYVAERLIKSTCEIEYPKDKLEIQVLDDSTDETTEIVANIVKQKQAEGFDIKHIRRGTREGFKAGALKYGLERAKGDFVAIFDADFIPHKDFLKKTLSFFTDEKVGLVQTRWEHLNGDYSILTKAQALALDGHFVIEQTVRNKAGFFINFNGTGGIWRKSCIEDAGNWHADTLTEDLDLSYRAQLKGWRFVFLKDFTSPAELPSEINALKSQQFRWTKGAVETAKKILPLVWKSDIPLRVKLQSTFHLTNNLVFPFILLAAILNVPLIFIKNSGSHEAYFAIMSIFVLAFISSFLFYMYAQKDIRTDWRKKIVLFPLFMAGSMGFAVNNSRAVIEGLLNRKSEFVRTPKFRLESEKDSWVGKKYLTRKVGFSVIVEALLAIYCLIGVLSSIYFMELAAIPFQLLFFLGFAFVSITSIKHAYASNKK; translated from the coding sequence ATGGATGATATAGTTTTAATTGGCTATTTTCTATCGCTAACGATTTTATTCGTGTTTGGACTTCACGGATTTATTATGCTGTACTATCACAAGAAGTACAGAGATAATAATCCCGTTCCCAAACCTCAGCTTGATGAAAACGCCACAGTAACTATTCAGCTTCCATTATATAATGAATTATATGTTGCCGAAAGATTAATCAAATCAACTTGTGAAATTGAATATCCAAAAGATAAACTTGAAATTCAGGTACTTGATGATTCAACTGATGAAACAACAGAAATTGTTGCAAACATCGTCAAGCAAAAGCAAGCAGAAGGATTTGACATTAAACATATAAGAAGAGGAACTCGTGAGGGTTTCAAAGCTGGTGCGCTGAAGTATGGACTTGAAAGAGCTAAAGGGGATTTTGTTGCAATCTTTGATGCAGATTTTATTCCACACAAAGATTTTCTGAAAAAAACTCTTTCATTTTTCACTGATGAAAAAGTTGGTTTGGTTCAGACTCGTTGGGAACATTTGAACGGTGATTATTCCATTCTTACAAAAGCTCAGGCATTGGCTCTTGACGGACATTTTGTAATTGAACAAACCGTCAGAAACAAAGCTGGGTTCTTTATAAACTTTAATGGCACTGGTGGTATTTGGAGAAAATCTTGTATTGAAGACGCCGGTAACTGGCATGCAGATACTTTAACAGAAGACCTTGATCTTAGTTACAGAGCTCAGCTTAAAGGTTGGAGATTTGTTTTTCTGAAAGATTTTACTTCACCAGCGGAACTTCCATCAGAGATTAATGCTTTAAAATCACAGCAATTCAGATGGACAAAGGGCGCTGTGGAAACAGCTAAGAAAATTCTTCCTTTAGTTTGGAAATCAGACATTCCCTTAAGGGTAAAACTGCAATCAACTTTTCATTTAACAAATAATCTTGTATTTCCATTCATACTTTTGGCTGCAATTCTGAATGTGCCTTTGATTTTTATTAAGAATAGTGGTTCGCACGAAGCATACTTTGCGATAATGTCTATCTTTGTTCTCGCATTCATAAGTTCGTTTTTATTTTATATGTATGCTCAGAAAGATATCAGAACTGATTGGCGAAAGAAAATTGTTTTGTTTCCTTTATTTATGGCCGGAAGTATGGGCTTTGCAGTTAATAATTCCCGTGCAGTAATTGAAGGTTTACTTAACAGAAAAAGTGAATTTGTCAGAACACCAAAGTTCAGATTGGAAAGTGAAAAAGATTCTTGGGTGGGTAAAAAATATCTTACAAGAAAAGTTGGATTTTCGGTAATCGTTGAGGCACTGCTTGCGATTTATTGTTTGATTGGAGTTCTGTCTTCAATTTATTTTATGGAACTTGCTGCAATCCCATTTCAGTTGTTGTTCTTCCTTGGTTTTGCATTTGTTTCGATTACATCAATTAAGCACGCATACGCTTCGAATAAAAAATAA